From Pseudoalteromonas viridis, the proteins below share one genomic window:
- a CDS encoding condensin complex protein MksE, whose product MTQINLDELSQLQAINKKLVSGYHISEQDTTQWQELDQHIESYQALFSALGHDLQHDSRGFYYLASDESTPNMGKISRAIALTVFILIEHFANQGKDPLRALFDEVLDLELMQTLVQLNKHLFDQLEIFSGSDLRKDVCLRMVRLGLAREVEQGFSLLAPVYRYIDALMEVNEDNYDALEDEV is encoded by the coding sequence ATGACACAGATTAATCTAGACGAACTCAGCCAGTTACAGGCGATCAATAAAAAATTGGTCAGTGGCTACCATATCAGCGAACAGGACACCACACAGTGGCAGGAGCTGGACCAGCACATTGAGTCTTACCAGGCGCTGTTCAGCGCGCTTGGCCATGACCTGCAGCACGATAGCCGTGGCTTTTATTATCTGGCCAGCGACGAAAGCACCCCCAACATGGGTAAGATCTCCCGGGCCATCGCGCTGACCGTATTTATCCTGATCGAACATTTTGCCAACCAGGGTAAAGATCCACTGCGTGCCCTGTTTGACGAAGTATTAGACCTGGAGCTGATGCAGACTCTGGTGCAGCTTAACAAGCACCTGTTTGATCAGCTGGAGATTTTCTCAGGATCCGATCTGCGTAAAGACGTGTGTCTGCGCATGGTGCGCCTGGGACTGGCTCGCGAAGTAGAGCAAGGCTTTTCGCTGCTGGCGCCGGTTTATCGTTATATCGATGCACTGATGGAAGTGAACGAAGACAATTACGACGCACTTGAGGATGAAGTATGA
- a CDS encoding ATPase, with amino-acid sequence MNKLYGLSKLALLNTAGYAKCVIPLDKSASICAPNNTGKSSVINALQFPLINDLRLTEWDGHDLEETRKFYFSSDQSYILLEANLPHGDVVIGVAGLGKIAGYAHQFFCYNGKLSLDDFTQGKSIIKYTKLFNHLQEKGFSPVELKAAELNALLTGGATPYDGDINLKMIPLNNVQDAAVYKEIFRRILNLHKLGAHDVKRFMLKVFERHMSNSKVDFYEVWRRAFDKVNRSRRELNALESMQEPIAALEQMIEGEATLKGKLAAYAPKLDKAIVEFDEYQQSQIGELNDQLENIEQEKRDFEEKQQLYVQQSRDIERKQTQIEQWFTDYHALKSEFELTNHATLKTNLTLLKKEYEQLSFSINSAQGQSLHTLDYRIGETQKQVKSLKLQMKNLEFNLFTRMREDLSLKEVEEISRILNPDILSFATTGKGEVEISDDDAFGDFLAQLSAAVKGGELKLPGATIKLKKLAPVQMQSGENKAQLQAKLDALQQSLLELKQQREVSANVAEKQQERDALYDELMATEAALKRFEQFQTMAQSAEAQQALQDQLQAEREQVDDYLQDVQRNAGSISDRRSIIKSKQDLILRQADRLKQVKSERIDHTLDLYSGKQTPYPVEINLDFDNLAEVIHQFNKDCQELRNLDVNVRNTYLHIYNAGITKFDNETDDATKYAKLISAYHNIDNERDAVERQARVALTEVAATIKGLREDLDRLRREMNSFNKGISQHRISNLKAFKINVIPRKMLVESIDTIIATSDLYEQGESFDLLSEQPADSNAVNEAKDHIIKLASDKAGLTLTDLFDIRFEVVNRAGDTEHFDKIDSAGSNGTRITIKLLCGMLFIRYLLSDQEQAMYRIPIYIDEAADIDPQNQKAIIETALSFGFVPIFASVKPQISCDYLVPIRSVNQGSQNWVDEKDWIEVEHS; translated from the coding sequence ATGAACAAGCTGTATGGTCTCAGTAAACTCGCCCTGCTCAACACCGCAGGTTATGCCAAGTGTGTGATCCCTCTTGATAAAAGTGCATCTATTTGTGCCCCAAACAACACAGGTAAAAGTTCGGTTATCAATGCCTTGCAGTTTCCGCTGATCAACGATTTACGCCTGACCGAATGGGACGGTCACGATCTGGAAGAAACCCGCAAATTCTACTTTTCAAGTGATCAGTCTTATATCCTGCTTGAAGCGAACCTGCCTCATGGCGACGTCGTCATCGGCGTCGCGGGCTTGGGTAAAATTGCCGGCTATGCCCACCAGTTCTTTTGCTATAACGGCAAGCTAAGCCTGGATGACTTTACTCAGGGCAAAAGCATCATAAAATACACCAAACTGTTCAATCACTTGCAGGAAAAAGGCTTTAGCCCGGTTGAGCTAAAAGCCGCGGAGCTGAATGCATTATTGACTGGTGGTGCAACACCATATGATGGTGACATCAACCTCAAGATGATCCCGCTGAATAATGTTCAGGATGCCGCAGTATATAAAGAGATCTTCCGCCGTATCCTGAACCTGCACAAACTGGGTGCCCATGACGTAAAACGCTTTATGCTCAAGGTGTTTGAACGTCATATGTCTAACTCCAAAGTCGACTTCTATGAAGTGTGGCGTCGTGCCTTTGATAAAGTAAACCGATCCCGCCGAGAGCTGAACGCACTGGAGTCTATGCAGGAGCCCATAGCTGCGCTGGAGCAAATGATCGAAGGCGAAGCGACGCTCAAGGGCAAGCTTGCCGCCTATGCGCCCAAGCTAGACAAAGCCATTGTGGAGTTTGATGAGTATCAGCAGAGCCAAATTGGCGAGCTTAATGATCAGCTTGAAAATATCGAGCAGGAAAAACGCGACTTTGAAGAAAAGCAACAGCTCTATGTGCAGCAGTCTCGCGATATTGAACGTAAGCAAACCCAGATTGAGCAATGGTTTACCGACTATCACGCACTCAAATCCGAATTTGAGCTGACCAATCATGCCACGCTGAAAACCAACCTGACGCTACTGAAAAAAGAGTACGAACAGCTGTCGTTCTCGATTAACAGTGCTCAGGGCCAGAGCCTGCATACCCTTGACTACCGGATTGGCGAAACACAAAAGCAGGTGAAGAGCCTGAAACTGCAGATGAAAAACCTGGAGTTCAACCTCTTTACCCGAATGCGTGAAGACCTGTCACTCAAAGAAGTCGAAGAGATATCTCGTATTCTTAACCCGGATATTTTGTCTTTTGCTACCACAGGCAAGGGCGAAGTTGAGATCAGTGACGACGATGCTTTTGGGGATTTCCTGGCCCAGCTGTCTGCGGCGGTCAAAGGCGGCGAACTTAAACTGCCTGGTGCCACCATCAAGCTGAAAAAGCTGGCGCCGGTACAAATGCAAAGTGGCGAAAACAAAGCCCAGTTGCAGGCAAAGTTAGACGCATTACAGCAATCGTTACTGGAGCTGAAGCAACAGCGCGAAGTATCTGCCAATGTGGCCGAAAAGCAGCAAGAGCGTGATGCCCTGTACGATGAACTGATGGCCACCGAAGCGGCACTGAAGCGCTTTGAGCAATTTCAGACTATGGCGCAGTCAGCGGAAGCACAACAGGCATTGCAAGATCAGCTGCAGGCCGAACGTGAGCAGGTCGACGACTATCTACAAGATGTACAGCGTAATGCAGGCTCCATTTCCGACCGCCGCTCTATCATCAAGAGCAAACAAGATTTGATCCTGCGCCAGGCAGATCGCCTGAAGCAAGTGAAGTCGGAGCGCATCGACCACACGCTGGATTTATATAGTGGTAAGCAAACCCCCTACCCGGTCGAGATCAATCTGGACTTTGACAACCTGGCGGAAGTGATCCATCAGTTCAACAAAGACTGTCAGGAGCTGCGTAACCTGGATGTCAATGTGCGCAATACTTATCTGCACATTTACAATGCCGGTATTACCAAATTCGATAACGAAACGGACGACGCGACAAAATACGCCAAGCTGATCAGCGCCTATCACAACATAGACAATGAGCGTGATGCGGTGGAGCGCCAGGCACGGGTTGCTCTGACTGAAGTTGCGGCCACCATTAAAGGCCTGCGTGAAGACTTAGACCGCCTGCGCCGGGAAATGAACAGCTTTAATAAGGGTATTAGTCAGCACCGCATCTCGAACCTCAAAGCGTTTAAGATCAATGTGATCCCGAGGAAAATGCTGGTCGAGAGTATCGATACCATTATCGCAACCTCCGACTTGTACGAGCAAGGCGAGAGCTTTGACCTGCTGAGCGAGCAGCCAGCCGACAGTAATGCCGTTAACGAGGCCAAAGATCACATTATCAAACTGGCCAGTGATAAAGCCGGCCTGACGCTGACCGACCTGTTTGATATCCGCTTTGAGGTGGTCAACCGCGCAGGCGATACCGAGCACTTTGATAAGATTGACTCTGCCGGTTCGAACGGTACACGGATCACCATTAAGTTGTTGTGTGGTATGTTGTTTATTCGCTACCTGCTTTCCGATCAGGAGCAGGCGATGTATCGTATTCCGATTTACATTGATGAAGCGGCTGACATTGACCCGCAAAACCAGAAGGCAATCATCGAAACCGCCCTCAGCTTTGGTTTTGTACCTATTTTCGCCTCGGTGAAACCTCAGATCAGTTGTGATTATCTGGTGCCAATCCGCAGCGTCAACCAGGGCAGCCAGAACTGGGTTGACGAAAAAGACTGGATCGAAGTCGAGCACAGCTAA
- a CDS encoding DUF4136 domain-containing protein has product MLNQLKKHLVSARTFAIMASLLMLSACGTTPDWDYDKSVEFANYKTYAWSAEASLQARPQNYQVNGLMEKRIRNAITEQMASQGFKLTDPAQADILINYHVAVDKKLEMDTFKVSYGARWSYWGWGVDHHTTAREYKVGTLVVDIIDRTSNQLVWRGAKESRLRAKQTPEQRTESVNKTIAEILANFPPKVQH; this is encoded by the coding sequence ATGCTGAACCAACTGAAAAAACACCTTGTCAGCGCCCGGACCTTTGCCATTATGGCAAGTTTACTGATGCTCAGTGCCTGTGGCACTACACCGGATTGGGACTACGACAAGTCTGTAGAGTTTGCCAACTACAAAACCTATGCCTGGTCAGCTGAAGCCAGCTTGCAGGCACGTCCGCAAAACTATCAAGTCAACGGGCTGATGGAAAAACGCATTCGTAACGCCATTACCGAGCAAATGGCCAGCCAGGGGTTCAAACTTACAGATCCGGCTCAGGCAGATATCTTGATCAACTACCACGTTGCCGTCGACAAAAAGCTTGAGATGGATACCTTTAAAGTCAGTTATGGCGCACGCTGGAGCTACTGGGGCTGGGGCGTCGACCATCACACCACAGCAAGAGAATATAAAGTGGGCACGCTGGTGGTCGATATCATCGACCGCACTTCTAATCAGCTAGTCTGGCGCGGTGCCAAAGAAAGCCGTTTGCGCGCAAAACAAACCCCTGAGCAACGTACCGAGTCGGTCAATAAAACCATTGCCGAGATCCTGGCAAATTTCCCGCCTAAAGTTCAGCATTAA